GTGTATGTGAGGTTTCgggttcaaattttttttttgtttgaatttttgttttaaccTCTATCCTCGATCATCTGATGTGAATAATATTTTTGGTCAATTAATGTTAAGAATAAGTTTACTAGTTCAGTAGAAAGGTATTAACTTACTCTTGGGTCTTATGTTCAAATCCCTAAGtgagcaaaataaaattatttttgctaaCTTATGTGCGGCCCATCTAGGAgaatttgggttaaatttaaatttttgggaaaCTGTTTAGATGTGGATCAGATAGTGGAGTTGCATGTAGTTGggatttgtttttaatttaaattttttaaagtaaataaataaataataatttgtttcctaaattttttccaaattttgttcCCACGTTTTccactactttttttttctattgtcCCTTTTGTcacatttcccaaaatttttccttttcaatttttgtttctccCAATCTTTTCACCAAAATTGTTAGCACTCAAAACTGTTGCTTTTAAGTCCTTCTCTTTTTCTAAATTTGGTGCGTTTTTGTGGTTAAAGGtaagttttattattctttttggTTTGGGTTTAATTATTGGTTAATGGGTTCTTTGTGAAAGAAgggattttaatgtttagattatgtttctattttgttatgtttttttatgaGCATATGATGTCTGAATATGTAATCTGTATTTTTTGAATCTGTTATATAACCATTCATGTGACGTTATGGTGAAACTAATTTGCTTCTGTTGGGTTGTGATATATCTATCTGCAAAACATGTAATCATATGCTTATTGGTTTCtgttaaaaaatatgaatgcATGTTCAACATGTTTATAATTCTATTTCTGTATTTGCATGTCATGtcacattgcatggggttgggataatATGGTATGGAGGAAGTTCTGGCAATTTAATGATCTGCATtatctggtggtttatccataaTTTTGTCTGGAAGCTTGGCTGCAATATGGTGGTTTGACCACATATATTTGATCGGATAGTTTTAACAGCAACTCAGTGGCATTGTCCACAATTATTTGTTGGTGTGGTTTTGTTGGACGAGTTCCCTActttggtgtgtagcggagttgaGTAGGAAGTTTTCTAAAAAACATGTATTatgattttctgaaaaatatCGCATTGGCATAATCATACATTCtcagttttgttttatttatcgTTATGAGATTCTCTATGATACTCtgatttgtatattgtgttttgtATGATCTCTGTTTGAGTTTAGTTACACATTATGCTTTATAGCTCAcccctttgttttatttctgaCTTTTCAAGTAATCTTTGAGTTTAGGGTCGGATGACGTGTGGGAGCTCGGATTGTTTCttggttaatttaataagatagtttatgttttttttaattattttaggaCTGTAAATTTGTTTTACACTTTGcatttggtttttgttttgtttgcttgtttttgagtattttaacATGAAGTGCAAAACcacaaaagttaaaaattttaaaatttagttttcaaaactaaaacttTGAAAGTTTTCCATTGTAAAATTCAGTAACCtcttaagtgtttttttttggaaataaacaaatatttttaacgaATGTTTGCCTTAAAGCTGGGAATGACTTGCCAAAATTATTACTCTAAAAAAACACAGTTTTGAATTCAAATCCTGGGTTTGAAATAAGTGGTTTTGGACTTAAATGTTCTAAATGTTGTAAGAGCTTtgtcaaatttttatgctttcaAAATGCACTAAGTTTaattaagtcaatttttttaaataaataatgtaattCCTCAAAATTCGgtctaacgtctaggccgggtttgaggtgttacaattattatattgtattcaaCTTATATATTGGTTGTTTATAAGGATTGTGATAGATCTTCTAATGTAAGCAAGTCTCGATAAACTTTATAAATTGTGAGACTTGTATAGGTTTATGTACGGAGAGAATTAAGCACTTAATCTATTCTGAATGAGGACTCTTACTGTATGAGTGTATATTGATAGTAAAACCTTTGTGTGTGGTTTTACTTACTGAATTTACAATAGGTAAATTTAATGGTGAGAGTATTAAGTCTTCAAAGTACAAGGGTGAGGGAAATTATCACGGGCCGTGATTGAGAATATTCTCTTTGTGTAATTATTAAAGAGAGTGGATATTCCTTACTAAGCTAGGCTCCGCAAACGTAGGGAAGCTGAACTGCATAATCATCTTCTTGTGTCTTGTGTGATTCATGTTTTTCATTTAGTACCTGGAGGAGTGCCCACCATCTCAAACACCAATTTAGTTGTGTAGCTTCTATTCTTAACAACAACTAAATTGTTAACAATTCGTATAACAGCCTCCCAGTTATAGTAGCTAGTGAAGACTCATGGTGTTGCTACATTCAAGTTATGGAAGGTTATTCTACTTCAAACCTCTTATCCTAGAGGTTGGCAATTATACTTACTGTAAACCACACATTAAAGCATACATTATGTCAATTGATGAGAGTACATGGAGAGCTGTGTTGATTGGATGAGAGTAATTCCAAATAGACACTGAGAATTGTAGATTTGTCAAGCTAGAAGCATAGTGGATTATAGTTGAAGAAAGGCTTGCAAGTGCAAACTCTAAGGTCTTATATGCAATATTTTGTGGAGTGAATATACAGGAGTTTAAGAGAATTGTTAAATGCACAGTTGCAAAGGCTTCTTGGGATATATTGGAGATTGCTCATGAAGGTACCTCCACTGTTAAACAATCGAAGATGCAAATGTTAACATCTATATTTTAGAGCATGAGAATGTAGGAATTAGAAACTATTGGAGAGTACTATGCAAAGTTATGTGATCTTTCAAATCAAGCATTTGCATTAAGAGAAGAATATTCAAACACCAAGCTTGTTAGAATGGTGTTGAGGTCTCTCCGTGAGAGATTTTCTATTAAGGTCATTGTTATTGAGGAGGCTAAAGATCTTGAAAGTTTGgcaatcaatgaatttgttgGCTCTTTGCAAACTTTCTAGATGAACCTTGAAGATGTCAAACACAACAAGACAAAAGGTGATAGAAACATTGCTTTCCAAGTGGGTGAGGGAGTGCCAACTTCCGAAAATGCTTTGAGAAATTCCAGGAACATATTGCCTCACTCATAGAGAACTTCAACAAAGCATTCAAGAAGCATTTAAGTAGAATAAAGAAGTTCAAAGCCATCACAAATGTTTCCCAAAATGAACCCAATGGGTGGTAATCAAAGAGGAATCTGAGAAAGATGAGAAGAAATGAATCCAATGCTATAATTGTCAAGGATATGGTCATTGttgaaaccgtttttttgaaaacaaaaatttagttgtcgactttaaaaataaaaattggagtcgccaccaatcctttattaaggtgtgattggcccaccttaaaaataattttggtctgcgaaaattgagaaaacaggttcgggagtcagttacgcacgaggaaggattagcaccctcgtaacgcccaaaatttgtaccaaattgatttttttaatgccttggtgtcgaaaatttgaaaagattttaaaaggaaacttttttatctcatgaatgaattaaaatgataagacattcttatttcaaagaaataaaacaccacacccagtgagttagggcacaatgtttttaaatcttcaaaatacccgaatattgccttttgcttttgaaaattcttatttctagaagaaaatgtcatgaccagtaagttaggacccaacatttttgaattcccgagaataagcttttatttaaaatttgcgaatttattgcaaaacaaatacttggctttctaaactCATCGAAAAATAaccgcaatccagtaagttaggacacgatctttctcaagaatcatgaatgccaaatatctcgaaaatttatgaaatatcaTGATTCTAATATTTCAGTTTATTTGCTTCTACTATCGCTACCTCCTTTTGATAATGATATTGCTAGTGAACTGATTGGTGAGCTGATTCAGAACTACTAGAGAACTTATATTTCTTATGaatttcatttactttaatGCATTACCTCATTAATTGGTTAGCTTACTTAGTTATAATTATGGTTGGTTGGTTATTGATGCAAAGTTGATTAGGCATTGatgattaatttacttaattattttctaagtcAAGTCTATTGAGTTAATGAGAATATGCTAAGGGAGAGTTAAGGTTACTTGATGTTATAGCTTCTTGCTTTATGTATGTTTTATTCAACAAATTGTCAAAAGGGGGAGATTGTTGAAAATATGAAACTAGCAATTTGGTGTTAGAAAGAGTGCCTACTCTCATAGCCACCAAAACTATGAGAAGAAAGTTTCCATATTTGATGTGTTGGCAATTTATTGAGCTATGTATATGGGTTATGTTGAGTATATGGACGGTACCTAACCCATCAATGAAGATCATATCACTTGGGGTAACATGTTTTGGATATTGGATCGTATCGATTCATCTTTCTCTAATCTTTTGAAGTAAATAAGGTTGATTGGATTGAATCACTAAAGGCTTAGCTACCAAGAATCATTGTTTATCTTGTtagtattattatattgtattcaaCTTATATAGTGGTTGTTTTATAGGGATTGTGATAGATCTTCTTATATAAGTCTCAATAAACTCTATATAATTTACGTACCTGTATAGGTTTATGTATGGAGAGAATTGAACACTTAATTTGTTCTAAGTGAGGAATCTTACTGTAGAGTACATATTGATAGTAAAACCTATGTGTTGTGGTTTTACTTGTTGAATTTATAAGGGGTAAATTTAGTGGTGAGAGTATAAAGCCTTCAAAGTACAAGGGTGAGAGAAATTATCACGGGGTGTGATTGAGTGGTTCACTTTGTGTAATTGTTGAAGAGAGTTGATATTTCTCACTGAGCTAGACTCCTTAGATGTAAGGAAATTGAATTGCATAATCATCTTCCTATATCTTGTATGGTTACTATTTGTCATTAAGTGCTTGGAGGAGTGTTCACCATATCAAGCCCCAATTTGGTTATGTAGATTCTATTCTTAACATCAATTgaattattaacaattttatagaTAATACACatgatatgataaaataaattttaacattcaaaaaaatgaaaattagttAGTACTTTGCTAGTGGAGTTTTAAACTCCACAAATAATGTCGGAGATTAGCAAGTACCTTATaggagtatagtaaaatatttaaaaacatatatcaatttttaaaactctttattaaataaaaaatacattgctAACGTATCAAACactttcctttaaaaatttcaaaagatattatattatattattcaaaacacgtattacaattataaacatTTGGTGAGTcaataaatgtttaatattatatgaaaatcttgccacatatataataattaagattttatatatgaaactttGAAAGGTTAGTGATTATTAAAGGAAAATCAATATttactatataattttataatatttttatttaaaacaattaaaatacttttatatccttcataaatggaataataaaatactaaataacttaataataattaaatcaattaaaaattagggtgagcaaaactcaattcatttcgaaaaataaaataaaaatcgaatttcgagttaatcgaattgagttGTTTGAGTTATTcaagtcaactcgaataagtaatttgagttttgagttcaagtcaagttgaattttacaactcgaataattcgaataatagattggtgtaaatacccctTTGGtctttatcaattttgaaaataagcaaattggtctctctcaacaaaaattacaaaaaatttaaaataattttaaaaattcaaaatatttataaaaattctaaaatttatatttataaaaattataaaattttaacaaaagttctaaagaatatacaaagaatatttaaaaattttctaaaataatattttgggacctaaataagttaattaattattcaagtttatcatactaaagtattttatttttattattttatgttgagAACGTtcttaaatatatatggtttcaaatttatgtgctctatcatggaattagttatattgtaataagattttaatttgacatatttaattttttaatttaactcgaacaatttcactcgatttaactcgactcaaatttcatttttcactcgactcgattcgaaaaaaaatcaaatcgagttatgattataaaatatgactccataactcgaaatttttcactcgattcgatcgaatgtgTTGAGGATCGACCcgtataaataatgaaaaaaatagagaagatcaaatacacaaattttatgtggaaaactcctccgaagaggataaaaatcaCAGGCAAAGAAAACTTCACTAATGTGGCAAACTAACCTAAAAGAGGAAAACCCAAAGCCTGAATACAATGCTCTCTCAAAAACTCTCCCCAAAATTCTTGATCGGATCTCACATAAGAGATGTTCTATTAACTCTctaaaatagggttacaaatACCTTTTAAATAGACTAATATTAAAGTCCtaatatgactaaaatattcCTAGATTAATCAAAGTTCAATTGGGAAaagataacataatttaatcagGAGAAAAGAGCCGATTTATGTGGGAACATGTCTCCACATTGTGAACTCATCCATTGTGTAGTATCGACGTCTCAACGCTCCTCGTCGTGATGTTGAGCCTGTTTTTTCCTTCCTTCGATTGCTCGTCAATTTTCTTTCTAAGTGCCTGCAAAAAGTCTGATAAATGCAACGCACACCCCCACAAACCTCTACCTTAACTCATATCTAACACGCCTTTTTTGCCAATGCCTACCATGGGTCTAGCTTGATCTTTGTAGGATATTAACCGAGTCCAAGCAATGCTTGTACTTTGAAGCTGGAAGACTTTTAGTTTTTTGAATTGCCAAATCAAAGCTGACTC
The nucleotide sequence above comes from Gossypium raimondii isolate GPD5lz chromosome 13, ASM2569854v1, whole genome shotgun sequence. Encoded proteins:
- the LOC128036188 gene encoding uncharacterized protein LOC128036188; the protein is MIWIQSLLAELCVPISPKALIWCDSSAAVVVAGNPVMHSKFKHVELDVFFVREKVAAGILQVGHVPGSYQLADILTKPLSAPMSLRELLNAQLQRLLGIYWRLLMKELETIGEYYAKLCDLSNQAFALREEYSNTKLVRMVLRSLRERFSIKVIVIEEAKDLESLAINEFVGSLQTF